The Xenopus laevis strain J_2021 chromosome 7S, Xenopus_laevis_v10.1, whole genome shotgun sequence genome includes a window with the following:
- the LOC108697499 gene encoding elongation of very long chain fatty acids protein 6: MGEPDGHNLSVILQEYDFERQFDDQSAIQWMQENWSKSFFFSLLYAALIFGGQRMMKERQRFDLRRPLVLWSFTLAVFSIIGALRTGCFMGNLLISSGFKQSVCDRAFYNGPISKFWSYAFTLSKVPELGDTLFIVLRKQKLIFLHWYHHITVLLYTWYAYKDTVAGGGWFMSMNFTVHAFMYSYYTFRAAGIPVPRSCAMFITFTQILQMVMGIVVNFFIYKWMQDGSCSSRTENIFWSSLMYFSYLVLFCSFFYQAYLKLPTQKKNDPTHKKND; this comes from the exons ATGGGTGAACCAGATGGGCACAACCTGTCAGTTATTCTGCAGGAATATGACTTTGAGCGACAGTTTGATGATCAGAGTGCCATTCAATGGATGCAGGAAAACTG GAGCAAGTCTTTCTTCTTCTCATTGCTGTACGCTGCATTGATATTTGGAGGTCAACGTATGATGAAAGAAAGACAGAGGTTTGATTTGCGTAGGCCTTTAGTTCTCTGGTCCTTCACACTTGCTGTGTTCAG tATCATAGGCGCACTTCGTACTGGTTGTTTCATGGGAAATTTACTTATTAGCAGTGGTTTCAAGCAGTCGGTATGTGACCGTGCTTTTTACAACGGGCCCATTAGCAAATTCTGGTCTTATGCCTTTACTTTAAGTAAAGTACCAGAACTTG GTGACACCTTGTTTATTGTCCTGCGCAAGCAAAAGCTGATCTTCCTTCATTGGTACCACCATATCACTGTGCTACTTTATACCTGGTACGCCTACAAGGACACGGTTGCTGGAGGCGGATGGTTCATGTCCATGAACTTCACGGTGCATGCCTTCATGTATTCTTACTACACATTCCGTGCAGCTGGGATTCCCGTCCCACGATCCTGTGCCATGTTCATCACATTTACTCAGATCTTACAGATGGTTATGGGCATCGTGgtgaattttttcatttataagtGGATGCAGGATGGAAGTTGTTCAAGCCGCACAGAAAATATATTCTGGTCTTCTCTGATGTATTTTAGTTACTTGGTGCTTTTCTGCAGCTTCTTCTATCAAGCATACCTGAAACTTCCCACTCAAAAGAAAAATGATCCCACTCATAAGAAAAATGATTAA